In Marivirga salinae, a single window of DNA contains:
- a CDS encoding DUF3857 domain-containing protein → MQKILLSAFLSLLFSLQLLAQESNQPKDPAFGIGAEAIILLDSGHSVYNENFELIFTHTTKIEILSEEGLSWANVMIPYSENDSLLFIKGHTYNLAENDSLQIDSLQKSTIKKEVNNGIVENYFSLPKAKVGSIIEYTYQIKIANWQELNSWYFQNDIPVIKSTYTTEVPNYLLFYKYLEGSLSLDNFDRKTVKKMIKEKQTDVLIENFEIDSVPAYVEEEDVPGYDYFISKIKFKLAEYTLPGKSTEFILPQNYEELAYNWAGSPYFENVYSRSSYLQDEIDRIYHPELFKIDVIKGFYFFIRNNFSVDLSFNEKSLEEAYKARKGTPQQINMLLTKMLNQSGFDAYLIALSSIENRPTYPENPYFELFDVYVCMVRYNGENYFLDASDKNLLFNMLPPNFINNGGLVISQKAPGFVPLDFNFEDNEIVNAEFEISDTATIKGTYEVKRKGYAVYSFDSRFLNNNRSYNDYLIETIFENMDWNIKKHEVSDEFEENKYLKEHLTFVRPVDSVAKNYMEINPVVFNEFSDNPLKDEKRQNPITLYTPLIRKASYSYEIPEGWTILEYPADKSIGLQDGKGKLMYQYKKIGNTLKIEYTIDYDQVIFMPEEYPMIKKFLDIVSETLNQKIVLIR, encoded by the coding sequence ATGCAGAAGATACTACTAAGCGCTTTTTTATCCCTCTTATTTTCGCTTCAACTCTTAGCTCAAGAAAGCAATCAGCCTAAGGATCCTGCATTTGGAATTGGAGCGGAAGCTATTATTCTTTTGGATAGTGGACATAGTGTTTATAATGAAAATTTTGAACTGATCTTCACTCACACTACTAAAATTGAAATTCTTTCTGAGGAAGGGCTTAGTTGGGCTAATGTAATGATCCCCTACAGCGAAAATGACTCTTTACTATTTATTAAAGGGCATACTTACAATTTAGCTGAAAATGATTCTCTTCAAATAGATAGTTTGCAAAAATCAACCATTAAAAAAGAAGTTAATAATGGTATAGTGGAAAATTATTTTTCACTTCCTAAAGCTAAAGTAGGAAGCATAATAGAATATACTTATCAAATAAAAATTGCTAATTGGCAAGAATTAAATAGCTGGTATTTCCAAAATGATATCCCAGTTATAAAGTCAACTTACACTACTGAGGTTCCCAATTACTTATTATTTTATAAATATTTAGAAGGTTCTTTAAGCTTGGATAATTTTGACAGGAAAACTGTTAAAAAAATGATTAAAGAAAAGCAAACTGATGTTTTGATAGAAAATTTTGAAATAGATAGCGTGCCTGCCTACGTAGAGGAAGAGGATGTGCCAGGATATGATTACTTTATCTCTAAAATAAAATTCAAATTAGCTGAATATACCTTACCAGGTAAATCCACAGAATTCATACTCCCTCAGAATTATGAGGAATTAGCTTATAATTGGGCTGGTTCTCCTTATTTCGAGAATGTTTACAGCCGAAGTAGTTATTTACAAGATGAAATCGACAGAATATATCATCCTGAATTATTTAAAATAGATGTTATAAAAGGCTTTTATTTCTTCATTCGAAATAACTTTTCTGTAGACTTATCCTTTAATGAAAAAAGCTTAGAAGAAGCCTATAAAGCCAGAAAGGGTACGCCTCAACAAATCAACATGCTTTTAACAAAAATGCTTAACCAATCAGGTTTTGACGCCTATTTGATTGCTTTAAGTTCAATAGAAAATAGACCTACATATCCAGAAAACCCCTATTTCGAATTATTTGATGTTTATGTATGCATGGTGAGATACAATGGAGAAAATTATTTCCTAGATGCTTCCGATAAAAACTTACTATTCAATATGCTTCCTCCAAATTTCATTAACAATGGTGGTTTGGTTATTTCTCAGAAAGCACCAGGTTTTGTGCCTTTGGATTTTAATTTTGAGGATAATGAAATAGTAAATGCTGAATTTGAGATCTCAGATACTGCTACCATCAAAGGAACTTATGAGGTAAAGAGAAAAGGCTATGCAGTTTATTCTTTTGACTCACGTTTTCTTAATAACAATAGATCATACAATGATTATCTGATTGAAACCATATTTGAAAATATGGATTGGAATATTAAGAAACATGAAGTAAGTGATGAATTTGAAGAAAATAAATATTTAAAAGAGCACTTAACTTTTGTGAGACCGGTGGATTCCGTTGCAAAAAATTATATGGAGATTAACCCTGTTGTCTTTAATGAATTTTCAGATAACCCTCTAAAAGATGAAAAAAGACAAAACCCAATCACTCTATATACACCACTCATCAGGAAAGCTAGTTATTCTTATGAAATTCCAGAAGGCTGGACAATTTTAGAATACCCTGCTGATAAAAGTATAGGCTTACAAGATGGGAAAGGAAAGCTTATGTATCAGTACAAAAAAATAGGAAACACCTTAAAAATAGAATATACCATTGATTATGACCAAGTGATTTTCATGCCAGAGGAATACCCTATGATTAAAAAATTCTTAGATATAGTTAGTGAAACATTAAATCAAAAAATAGTTTTAATTCGTTAA
- a CDS encoding UDP-2,3-diacylglucosamine diphosphatase → MITHYKTLVISNVHLGTKGSKAKELVKFLKQCSCDRLILNGDIIDGWQLKKYGTWKRKHTRFFNRILKMIEEHKTEVIYLRGNHDDFLDQVLPFKVGNLTIKRDLMIESNGKKFYVVHGDVFDSITTNLKWVAKLGDVGYTFLLWVNSKYNQYRRSKGLPYYSLSQVVKSKVKSAVSYIDDFEKQLIEIAKIKDCDGIICGHIHQPALKEIEGLIYMNSGDWVESMSALTEDKDGNWSLVYYADTSAYKSNHKKMGEINLNPKSTEKTEEINLRKKTA, encoded by the coding sequence ATGATAACACACTACAAAACTTTAGTTATATCCAATGTACATCTTGGTACGAAAGGCTCCAAGGCAAAAGAATTAGTTAAATTCTTGAAGCAATGCAGTTGCGACAGATTAATATTGAATGGAGATATTATTGATGGATGGCAACTCAAAAAATATGGCACTTGGAAAAGAAAACACACTCGTTTTTTCAACCGAATCCTAAAAATGATTGAGGAACATAAAACTGAGGTCATTTATCTTAGAGGAAATCATGATGATTTCCTAGATCAAGTTCTTCCTTTCAAAGTGGGTAATCTTACTATTAAAAGAGATTTAATGATCGAAAGCAATGGTAAGAAATTCTATGTTGTACATGGTGATGTTTTTGATTCCATTACCACTAATCTTAAATGGGTAGCCAAATTGGGAGATGTGGGTTATACTTTTTTATTGTGGGTTAATTCCAAATATAATCAATATAGAAGAAGCAAAGGATTACCTTATTATTCACTCAGTCAAGTAGTAAAATCAAAAGTTAAATCAGCAGTTTCTTATATTGATGATTTTGAAAAACAATTGATTGAAATAGCGAAGATAAAAGATTGCGATGGAATCATTTGTGGACATATTCATCAGCCGGCACTAAAAGAAATTGAAGGATTGATTTATATGAATTCAGGCGATTGGGTGGAGAGTATGAGTGCTTTGACAGAAGATAAGGATGGCAATTGGTCATTAGTTTATTATGCTGATACCTCAGCCTATAAATCGAATCATAAAAAGATGGGAGAAATCAATCTTAATCCTAAATCTACTGAGAAAACTGAAGAAATAAACCTACGAAAAAAGACTGCATAA
- a CDS encoding DUF4249 family protein, giving the protein MRANRNKILSLVFAVLLSWSCQEVIDLDLEQSETRLVIEGEIVDKNSIQRIKISQSLNYYDTGNMKPVSNAEISLLDAKDNLISNFIYNSEDSLYQTFDSLSLDVGSEYKIQISVNGELLEAKGEILENPTLDSIYYLSEEDLQNLGQPVIGEGYFMFVNGRLNNEGIEYFKLDITVNDTLRNSRGALSNSVLTSEFFGKEFRSLPVPGSFEEKDTVDLELYTLNEDVYQYYVEFINLLFNDGGVFSPPPVNPSTNIKNLTNPENEPLGFIQFSSVQRRSLIIKKRE; this is encoded by the coding sequence ATGAGAGCGAATAGAAATAAAATATTGAGTCTGGTTTTTGCTGTTCTTTTAAGTTGGAGCTGTCAAGAAGTAATTGATTTGGATTTAGAACAATCTGAAACTAGACTAGTGATTGAAGGTGAAATTGTGGATAAAAACTCCATTCAGAGAATAAAAATATCACAAAGTTTGAATTATTATGATACTGGAAATATGAAACCAGTTTCTAATGCTGAAATAAGTTTGTTAGATGCAAAGGATAACTTAATTAGTAATTTTATTTATAATTCTGAGGATAGTTTATATCAGACTTTTGATTCATTAAGTCTAGATGTTGGGTCAGAATATAAAATTCAAATTTCAGTAAATGGGGAATTACTGGAAGCAAAGGGAGAAATATTAGAAAACCCTACTCTTGATTCAATTTACTATTTATCTGAGGAGGATTTGCAAAATTTAGGACAACCAGTAATTGGTGAAGGCTATTTTATGTTTGTTAACGGAAGGCTCAATAATGAAGGTATAGAGTATTTTAAATTAGACATTACAGTAAATGACACGCTTAGAAATTCAAGAGGAGCACTTTCTAACTCTGTTTTAACTTCTGAATTTTTTGGTAAAGAATTCCGATCCTTACCAGTTCCAGGATCTTTTGAAGAAAAGGATACTGTTGATCTGGAGCTTTATACTTTAAATGAGGATGTTTATCAATATTATGTTGAATTTATAAACCTATTGTTCAATGATGGGGGAGTTTTTAGTCCACCTCCTGTAAATCCATCAACGAATATTAAAAATCTCACGAATCCAGAGAATGAACCTTTAGGATTTATTCAATTTAGTTCAGTTCAAAGAAGAAGCCTTATTATTAAAAAAAGAGAATAA
- a CDS encoding TonB-dependent receptor has protein sequence MHFRITVLLFFLASSLYAQKYTVSGYVKDAGSGEVLIGATVVDKDQPGNGMATNIYGYYSFELPKGEYTLKASYVGYTTKDISVDISDDITLNFNLEEETSRLDEVVVSATRSDENVSSVKMSTEKLQIERIKSMPALFGEVDVVKSLQLLPGVSTAGEGTSGMFVRGGSSDQNLILLDEATVYNASHLLGFFSVFNPDAVKNVEIYKGGIPAKYGGRISSILDIQMREGNNQEFEASGGIGSISSRLTAEIPIVKDKSSLLLSGRRTYADVFLAFAKDENIRNNTLYFYDFNTKFNYRFSDKDKIFVSGYFGRDNLGFQDLFGFDWGNATFSTRWNHLFNDKLFLNTTLLYSNFDYGFDVNSAGTGFNWNSGLQEYNLKMDFDYFLNNNNTLFFGANAIYHVFAPAEITSQESNIQDFNLQNDFAMETALYISNQHTITDKLSMEYGIRYSSFAKIGPDSVSIYENGLPKRPENEIRTDVYQSNELVKHYGGFEPRLGIRYMVNSKTSLKASYNRMRQYLQVATNATAGFPTDRWIPADYHIKPVIGDQVALGYFRNFKDNAWEISVEGYYKWLQNVVDFLPGEDVLLNDRIETAVADGIAWSYGAEFMLRKNIGKTTGWLSYTLSRTERQIEGVASGEPYLARYDKPHDIALVLSHKFSERLSFSGNWVYATGAAVSFPEGRYIMNGQNIPYYDDSKRNTSRMPDFHRMDLGLTYKFNSGWKRYNHEITLSFYNVYNRKNPFSIEFRQVNNDDPTFNASEDGPITSTRPAAVKTALFGIIPSVTYNFSFN, from the coding sequence ATGCATTTTAGAATAACCGTTTTACTATTTTTTTTAGCATCTTCATTATATGCCCAAAAGTACACTGTTAGCGGCTATGTAAAAGATGCAGGCTCAGGAGAAGTTTTAATTGGCGCTACTGTAGTAGATAAAGATCAGCCTGGAAATGGAATGGCAACCAATATTTATGGTTATTATTCTTTTGAATTACCAAAAGGAGAATATACACTAAAAGCAAGCTATGTTGGCTACACTACTAAAGATATTTCTGTAGATATTTCTGATGATATTACGCTCAATTTCAATTTAGAAGAGGAGACTTCACGCTTAGATGAAGTAGTGGTTTCAGCTACCAGAAGTGATGAAAACGTTAGCTCAGTAAAAATGAGCACTGAAAAGCTGCAGATTGAACGAATTAAATCTATGCCGGCTCTTTTTGGTGAGGTAGATGTAGTGAAAAGTTTACAACTATTACCTGGTGTTTCCACTGCTGGAGAAGGTACTTCAGGGATGTTTGTAAGAGGAGGAAGCTCAGACCAAAACTTAATTCTACTTGATGAAGCTACCGTATATAATGCTAGTCACTTACTAGGATTCTTTTCTGTTTTCAATCCCGATGCTGTAAAGAATGTAGAGATTTATAAAGGCGGAATTCCTGCTAAATATGGAGGACGGATTTCTTCCATATTGGATATTCAAATGCGGGAAGGAAATAACCAAGAATTTGAAGCTTCCGGAGGAATAGGAAGTATTAGTAGTCGCTTAACAGCTGAGATTCCAATTGTGAAAGATAAATCTTCTTTGCTCTTATCAGGTAGAAGAACCTATGCAGATGTGTTTTTAGCTTTCGCTAAAGATGAGAACATCAGAAACAATACACTCTATTTTTATGATTTCAATACAAAATTCAATTATAGATTCAGTGATAAAGATAAAATATTTGTCTCTGGTTATTTTGGTCGTGATAATTTAGGATTTCAAGATCTATTCGGTTTTGATTGGGGTAATGCAACCTTTTCAACTAGATGGAATCACCTTTTCAATGATAAATTGTTTTTAAATACCACTTTGCTATACAGTAATTTCGATTACGGATTTGATGTCAATTCTGCTGGAACAGGCTTTAATTGGAATTCAGGTTTACAAGAATATAATCTAAAAATGGACTTTGATTATTTTCTAAATAATAACAACACACTTTTCTTTGGTGCTAATGCAATTTACCATGTATTTGCTCCGGCAGAAATCACCTCTCAAGAATCCAATATTCAGGATTTCAATCTACAAAACGATTTTGCAATGGAAACGGCTCTTTATATCAGTAATCAGCATACTATTACGGATAAATTAAGTATGGAATACGGTATCCGTTATTCTTCTTTTGCGAAGATTGGTCCCGATTCGGTTTCAATTTATGAAAATGGTCTGCCCAAAAGACCTGAAAACGAAATTAGAACTGATGTTTACCAAAGCAATGAATTGGTAAAACATTATGGAGGATTTGAACCCAGATTAGGGATTCGGTATATGGTGAATTCTAAAACTAGTTTGAAAGCTTCTTATAATAGAATGCGCCAATATTTGCAAGTGGCAACCAATGCAACCGCTGGTTTTCCGACCGACCGATGGATTCCTGCTGATTATCATATAAAACCTGTCATCGGAGACCAAGTGGCTTTGGGTTATTTTAGGAATTTTAAAGATAATGCTTGGGAAATCTCAGTTGAAGGATATTACAAATGGCTTCAAAATGTAGTGGATTTTCTTCCTGGAGAGGATGTTTTATTAAATGATAGAATTGAAACAGCAGTAGCAGATGGAATAGCCTGGTCTTATGGAGCTGAGTTTATGTTAAGAAAAAATATTGGAAAAACCACAGGCTGGTTAAGCTACACACTTTCCAGAACTGAAAGACAAATAGAAGGAGTAGCAAGCGGAGAGCCTTATTTAGCTCGCTATGATAAACCTCACGATATTGCATTAGTATTGTCGCATAAATTTTCTGAGCGACTATCTTTTTCTGGGAATTGGGTATATGCAACAGGCGCAGCTGTATCATTTCCGGAAGGGAGATACATCATGAATGGACAGAATATTCCATATTATGATGATAGTAAAAGAAATACCAGCCGAATGCCAGATTTTCACAGAATGGACTTAGGCTTAACCTATAAATTTAATAGTGGTTGGAAGCGTTATAACCATGAAATTACCCTTTCATTTTATAATGTTTATAATCGTAAAAACCCTTTTTCAATTGAATTTAGGCAAGTGAATAATGATGATCCTACTTTTAATGCATCAGAAGATGGGCCGATTACGAGTACAAGGCCTGCTGCTGTAAAGACAGCATTGTTTGGAATCATTCCTTCTGTTACCTATAACTTTTCTTTTAACTGA
- a CDS encoding acyl carrier protein, whose amino-acid sequence MPKEEIQKTITNILVEKLGIASSEVTADASFIKDLGIDSLDYAELVMEFEQNFDIRIPDMDAEKLSTINQAVKYIDEKIQSAE is encoded by the coding sequence ATGCCAAAAGAAGAAATTCAAAAAACCATTACGAATATATTAGTCGAAAAGCTAGGTATAGCTAGTTCGGAGGTAACTGCGGATGCAAGTTTTATCAAAGACTTAGGAATAGATTCCTTGGATTACGCTGAATTGGTAATGGAATTTGAGCAAAATTTCGATATTAGAATTCCAGATATGGATGCTGAAAAATTATCAACTATCAATCAGGCAGTAAAATATATTGATGAAAAAATTCAGTCTGCTGAATAG
- a CDS encoding sensor histidine kinase — translation MTFNNPLLKKFLIRLVLLSLTIFVWAIVTVYNESTFLGILFLVLIVIQARAFFKEQAANEISINRFLEQLKNNEIDFEPEEKNEELKQQYSAIINTIKHRQKEKEAEYQYFRNIVQHVGIGIITFNKSGEIQLYNFAAKKLLNTSYQVNNIQQLAKVSEELVDTFKELKTGGSKLIQVNIGEESRQLSVYAIELQLHDKQFKLVSLQNIQTELDEKEMEAWRNLIRVLTHEIMNSVTPISSLTGTTREMLSDYKVNGAEEVPIQKDDMEDLMYSLKTIENRSEGLIRFLNEFRNLTHTPTPKLKNENINVLLEGISLLMSKELKGKSIKVHKSLDERIPEIPIDRELIEQVIINLVKNASEAFDSEQVEKNIWISSNLDTKKRVVITVKDDGAGIEPEALTKIFIPFFTTKKNGSGIGLSLSKEIVRKHQGNISVQSALGVGTEFVLKF, via the coding sequence ATGACCTTCAATAATCCACTTTTAAAAAAGTTTTTAATTCGGCTGGTATTATTGTCCTTAACCATTTTTGTTTGGGCAATTGTGACGGTTTATAATGAATCTACATTTCTGGGTATATTATTTTTGGTGTTGATTGTGATTCAAGCCAGAGCATTTTTTAAAGAACAAGCGGCAAATGAAATCTCTATCAATCGTTTTTTAGAACAATTGAAAAACAATGAAATAGATTTTGAACCGGAAGAAAAAAATGAAGAATTAAAGCAGCAATACTCTGCAATCATCAACACTATAAAACATAGACAGAAAGAAAAAGAAGCGGAATATCAGTATTTTCGAAATATTGTTCAGCATGTTGGGATTGGGATTATCACTTTTAATAAATCAGGTGAAATACAATTATATAATTTTGCTGCCAAAAAATTATTGAACACCTCTTATCAGGTCAATAATATCCAACAATTAGCTAAAGTCAGTGAAGAGTTGGTAGATACTTTTAAAGAACTTAAAACAGGAGGGAGTAAATTAATCCAGGTAAATATTGGAGAAGAAAGTAGGCAATTATCGGTTTATGCTATTGAATTACAATTGCATGACAAACAATTTAAGCTTGTTTCTTTACAAAATATTCAAACTGAACTTGATGAGAAAGAGATGGAAGCCTGGAGGAATCTGATCAGGGTTTTAACTCATGAAATCATGAATTCCGTTACTCCTATTTCATCTTTAACGGGCACAACGCGTGAAATGCTCAGCGATTACAAAGTAAATGGTGCAGAGGAAGTACCGATCCAAAAAGATGATATGGAGGACTTGATGTATTCTCTTAAAACCATTGAAAATAGAAGTGAAGGGTTAATTAGATTTTTGAATGAGTTTAGAAATCTCACACATACACCAACACCAAAACTAAAAAATGAAAATATAAATGTGCTTTTAGAAGGGATTTCATTATTGATGAGTAAAGAACTAAAAGGGAAATCCATTAAGGTTCATAAATCATTAGATGAACGGATTCCTGAAATCCCAATAGATAGGGAACTGATTGAACAAGTTATTATCAATTTAGTTAAAAATGCATCGGAAGCATTTGATTCAGAGCAAGTAGAAAAAAATATCTGGATTAGTTCCAACCTCGACACAAAAAAGAGAGTCGTTATTACGGTGAAAGATGATGGAGCTGGAATTGAGCCAGAAGCTTTGACTAAAATATTTATTCCGTTCTTTACAACTAAGAAAAATGGTTCTGGAATAGGCCTTAGTTTATCTAAAGAAATAGTTAGAAAACATCAAGGTAATATATCAGTTCAATCTGCGTTAGGAGTTGGTACAGAGTTTGTATTGAAATTTTAG
- a CDS encoding sigma-54-dependent transcriptional regulator produces the protein MEKEINKVLIIDDDEDVLFAAKMLLKKHVKEVIIEKDPRKIPFLLNQGTYDVILLDMNFSQDTTSGKEGMYWLEQIKERDPKAVVILITAFGDVETAVSALKKGATDFVLKPWQNEKLVATIHAASQLKNSYNQVSRLEQEKQQLEESIDAPFKSIIGESRALQNVFTIIDKVAATDANVLILGENGTGKELIARALHKKSTRKDNSFVSVDMGALTDSLFESELFGHKKGAFTDAKIDRAGRFEIADKGTIFLDEIGNLSAPLQAKLLNVLQSRTVTRLGSNEAIPFDTRLICATNEDINARVNEGEFRQDLLYRINTVEIHLPALRERIEDIPLLADHFLKIYAKKYKKGDMKISQNALRLLQKYQWPGNIRELQHAIERSLIMADQSTLEADDFFFLSKGGNSNSQQSAAMDDSFNLEDVERHTIQKAIQIHGGNISKAAEELGLTRASLYRRLSKYDLQ, from the coding sequence ATGGAAAAAGAAATCAATAAAGTATTAATTATAGATGACGATGAAGATGTTTTGTTTGCAGCTAAAATGCTGTTGAAAAAACATGTGAAAGAAGTCATCATTGAGAAAGACCCTAGAAAAATTCCATTTCTTTTAAATCAGGGAACATACGATGTGATTCTATTGGATATGAATTTCAGTCAGGATACAACCAGCGGTAAAGAAGGAATGTACTGGCTGGAGCAAATAAAAGAAAGAGATCCTAAAGCAGTCGTAATTTTAATAACTGCCTTTGGCGATGTGGAAACGGCTGTAAGTGCATTGAAGAAGGGCGCTACTGATTTTGTGTTAAAGCCTTGGCAAAACGAGAAATTAGTGGCCACTATTCATGCGGCATCTCAACTGAAAAACTCTTATAATCAAGTCAGCAGGTTGGAACAGGAAAAGCAGCAATTGGAAGAATCCATTGACGCCCCATTCAAATCAATCATTGGTGAGAGCAGGGCATTGCAGAATGTGTTCACGATTATTGATAAAGTAGCGGCTACTGATGCCAATGTGCTGATATTAGGAGAGAACGGAACAGGGAAAGAATTAATTGCTAGAGCACTACATAAAAAATCAACTAGGAAAGATAATTCTTTTGTGAGCGTGGATATGGGAGCATTAACTGATTCCTTATTTGAAAGTGAACTCTTTGGTCATAAAAAAGGAGCCTTCACGGATGCTAAAATAGATAGAGCAGGTAGATTTGAAATTGCAGATAAGGGAACCATATTTTTGGATGAAATTGGAAATTTAAGTGCACCCCTTCAAGCAAAATTATTAAATGTATTACAGAGTAGAACAGTTACTCGCTTAGGCAGTAATGAAGCCATTCCATTCGATACCCGCTTAATCTGTGCTACGAATGAAGATATAAATGCAAGGGTAAATGAAGGCGAATTCAGACAGGATTTATTGTATAGAATCAATACTGTTGAAATCCATCTTCCAGCATTGAGAGAGCGAATAGAAGATATCCCCCTTTTAGCAGATCACTTTCTGAAAATCTATGCTAAAAAGTATAAAAAAGGCGATATGAAAATAAGTCAAAATGCCTTAAGACTATTGCAGAAATATCAGTGGCCTGGAAATATCAGGGAATTACAACATGCCATTGAGCGCTCTTTAATAATGGCAGATCAATCTACTTTGGAAGCAGATGACTTTTTCTTTTTATCAAAAGGAGGGAATTCAAATTCACAGCAATCAGCAGCAATGGATGATAGCTTTAATTTGGAGGATGTAGAAAGACATACTATTCAAAAAGCAATACAAATTCATGGGGGAAATATATCAAAGGCTGCCGAAGAGTTGGGGCTTACGAGAGCCTCTTTATATAGAAGATTAAGTAAATATGACCTTCAATAA
- a CDS encoding FKBP-type peptidyl-prolyl cis-trans isomerase, whose product MSTAKKGDKVKVHYTGKLSDGTVFDSSLEREPIEFELGAGQMIAGFDKAVDGMTIGDKKSADIPSAEAYGDKRDDMMVPVPHDKVPEEIKPEVGMQLSMQQPDGQALPVLVAEVNDDHIVLDANHPLAGKDLSFEIELVEIS is encoded by the coding sequence ATGTCAACAGCAAAAAAAGGCGACAAAGTAAAAGTTCACTACACAGGTAAATTATCAGACGGTACCGTATTTGATAGTTCTTTGGAAAGAGAGCCGATTGAGTTCGAATTAGGTGCAGGACAGATGATTGCCGGTTTTGACAAAGCGGTAGATGGTATGACTATTGGAGACAAGAAAAGTGCCGACATCCCTAGCGCAGAAGCTTATGGTGACAAAAGAGACGATATGATGGTTCCAGTTCCTCATGACAAAGTTCCTGAAGAAATCAAACCAGAGGTAGGCATGCAGTTATCAATGCAACAGCCTGATGGTCAAGCTTTACCTGTTTTAGTAGCAGAAGTAAATGATGATCACATTGTTTTGGATGCTAATCACCCATTAGCAGGAAAAGACTTAAGTTTCGAAATAGAATTAGTTGAAATCAGCTAA